The Lactuca sativa cultivar Salinas chromosome 2, Lsat_Salinas_v11, whole genome shotgun sequence genome includes the window TAACCAATATTTCCAAAAACATTCAGATAAACAAATCTTCAAAAAGAGAATAAAAGACTTACCATAATAAGCTTTTACAGAACCTTATGATTAATCGTCTCTTGACTTAATTTTCAGATGCTTATGCTCGATGAAGATTTTAAGTCATATTGATTCTCAATTAGAGTGAAGGTTCAAATCTCCTACTTTTCATAATGTATATAACTTTATTTCCTTCAATTTTATTTcattattgatgattttaaaaaGAGGACATAAGGTTAGGAGGTTCAGATGAAAGCAAAAACCCATGTGAGAATTTGTGCCTCGTCAATCTATACACTGTGGAATTCATTTCTTGTGAGCTTAGGTGTGTCACTATTGCCTTTAAGGTATATCTGATTATACCTTGTCACGGTCTCATTTTTGCTTAGATATCAAAATGACCAGGGACGATACATTCATTTCTTACATACTAGACAAACTATCTTTTATGACACTAATCCCTTCCCAGATATAAGCCAACCAAAAATGAAGTCTTAAGATCACGTGATCCATCAACAAGAAAAGACGAAATAAAAAAGACTTCAACAATCACTTatcaaagaaaaacaaatatCTATCCACATCCAATCGTCAAAGACGAATCAAGATAAAGACGAATCAACAAAAGGGGCCAAATCATTCACCAAAGAAAtaccaaagaaaacaaaaatattctaCATTTGGTATTTTCAAACAAACTTCTAAACCAAATGGTTATTTCAAAACAAACATCATAAGATTCCGTGATTTGTAATTAGCCATTTTTCAGAAAAGAAGATATCTTAATCCCGCAAGACAGATACTCACAAAAAACCCAATTTTCTCAAATGTAGCAAATTCTTGATTCTAAAACAAAATTTCTTTTTACAATAAATCGATATTGATCAACAAACAGGATACCATCAAAGAAGAAGCTACAACAACAATGGATTTCCTGGGATACTGTAGCCTTCATCAATGAAGATTCTTAGTTGCAAACTACACTATGAAAATTGCTAAACCCCTCTACACGTATTTCCCGACGGAGAGAGAGTGAAACTTAATGGCATGAATGAAGAAACCCGTTGAGTAATGCTAAAACCAGTCTTATGTGATTGATTATCTAATAAGGAGACTAAGTCGCTTTACAGGAAAAGCATAGTTGAACACCTCCAATATGAGTATGAGTCGTCAGAGAGAGATATCACTCATTTTTAGTGATCATTAACATGTTCTGTTGCGAGAACAACCAAACACCCAAGTGAAGTGTGAGCTATACCTATGAGCATTCATCTAAATCAACCTGTTAGACCATTTTTCGTCATTAATAATGCTATAAAAACTTAGGAAATttctttagatacatatatggctaccctttgataaacgaacccgagactttgattcggaagcaaatttctgaaaatcttttacataagatatgttaaacaaagtcacaaactttcaaaacaatcactatgttttatatatcttatctattgacaaatcttttatctcgaatcttcaaaagttcaaaactgtcaatatgattatatcatacctgtccttatttcagcaatgatcatatatatatatatatatatatatatatatatatatatatatatatatatatatatatatatatatatatatatatattgtgtggaAAAGTCAAAAGAAAAAGCAAAGGAATTAAGAAGCAAAACACATACACACGTTTTTGTTACTAGCTCCTACAACAACTTGCGTTATCATCCATTACTCTTTTAACTTACTACTAAACTGCTACTAGATATTTGTTTGAcctcatatatgtatacatgagtaTGTAAAgagtagtgtgtgtgtgtgtgttcatttgCTATTTTGGAACACTTCCTACAAACACGAAATACTCCCAAGACCATCAACCATCTTCATTTTCTTCAAGAACAAGATAAATCCCTGGAGAAagtgaagaacaccaagatcaacaAGCTAAATGAAGAACACCATCAACCATCTTCATCACATGTTCTTCATCAAACTTTAAGATCATCAACTTCACCACCTTTGTTCATCACACCACTTACCACCAAACACCTCCCTTATATCAACCTCCTTCCAACCTCCAGACAACCTCAAAATAATCTccaaacaccctccaaataccctccttaaacctcctccaaaaaccctttcaaatcaccacaaccatcaccaccttgctGTTGTTCACAACATTAGAATCTTCAAGTTAGAAACGAAGCAAACTAGGCTTAGTACAAGCACAAAAAGACTAGGGAGATTTTTTCCACAAATTTTTCAGAACCTTACCTACATCTAGGAATTTTCGTGGACGACTTTAATTaagggaaaccccaaagagacgcgagagagaattggctgtctagagagatttctgttttcgagttcagaatcttcatgtAATAATATggatataattaattttttttctaatctGTTATCTTGATTTTGACATTTGTCTTGATCTAGTTAATCTGTTTTTTAAACTCATCTTTAATTTTGATATTTGTTTAGATATAATGAATAGaaatataaataataagaaaatataataggatattttgatttatgtttttctATAACTACCAAATCATAAAAGGTTAGATTATTTAAGAAAGAGTAAATTATTGAAATTGTCCTTATGGTTTGGTTAAAATTGTATGTTTGGTCCCTAATGTTTTTTTGCATTCGGATCGtccttgtggtttgattttgttgcgtttttcgtctctatggtttggtcaaaattgcacgtttggtccctaactttatgtatgtaagggacgaaaaacacaacaaaatcaaaccattaggacgatccgagtgcaaaaaaaaaaaaagttagagaccaaacgtacaactttgaccaaaccataggagtattttcagtaatttactctttaagAAATTCAatgtgtttcaaaaaaaaaaaaaaaaaaaaagatgtaatTGAATGCCAACAAATTAactatttaatataaaatcaaactttaaagatttttttgacttttatgtttatgatttaatgagtaaataTCTTTTTTGACATAGATGGATAgtaaataaatgtattttaatATTATGTGCATTAATGATAAAGTGACACTCGTCGAATTGTCGTTGGTGACTCTATCCTATAAAATGAAGCAAGACTCTCAAGTTCATATCATCGATATATCCCTAGTCTCCTTAATCCAAAACCATGAATACCAGAGGCATGTTTCTTTTGCTTGTTGCAATGATGGTTCTCGCAACACCATCCATTGCCATAAGAGTCTTTCCCCTGATGCCAATAGTCGTTCCCGACCCACCGCCACCGCCTGTGCGAAGAATTTTTCCCCCGATGCCAATAATCGTTCCGGACCCTCCGCCACCGCCAATGACAGTTCATGAGGAAGATCTGGAAAAACCATTTGCTGATGACGAAGTGATCTTCGATCTAGGAAAATATGGTGAAGCTGTTCATCTCTTTGAGAATTCCCTTTCGCCATCAAATGCACCAGCACCTACTCCTGTCCCAGAACCTGCACATGATCACAAACACAAACATAAGCATCATCACAAGCATGAGCATGAAGAACACCATCACAAGCATGAACATAGGGATCATCATCACAGGCATGAGCATAAAGAGCATCCTCATCATCCACATGGTTCGCACCATGAGCCGCATGCATTGCCATTGCCACCAGTTTCTCCTCCGTTAACACCTGCACCTGCACCAGCACCATACAATTAAGACATGTATGAGATAATTGTGAGCCAATGAGAGCTCAACTACTAAGTTGTTTTAGAAATTTTCACTATATATGGAATATTAATGACAATGTTTATGCTATTTCGAGAACAAATATGGCCTGTTATCTTCATGTTTTCATGGTGTGATTGTTGTCCTTCACAATTTTTCATTGGATGATGCTTAGTATATGtagttatatatttttaatgaTAGTAAAAATATATAGTATTATAGTATATATAATTGTAGATAGTTTGGATGTCTATAACTTCATGTTGTATTTCTAAATGTTCCGCAACACTCTCGTCCATTGTTGTGTGAATCAATGTTTTCtaaacatcatcatattgatttttttttgtttctttaatttggtgatgaaaactATGTACATCAATATGAATGTGTTTTCGAAATTATACTGTTAATCTCATATCCTTGTTATGGACattcattaaaacttatattgcTTAATATTAATAACCTTGTATCTACAATTCTAGTTATAGCCCAATAATGTATGTACTTTCATATGTTGAAGCAATAAATACAATGAAAAGTGATGGACACAAATAGGTGGTGGAATAGTTTGAGCAGAATTGTCGttcgtgtgtgtatatatacatatatatatatatatatatatatatatatatatatatatatatatatatatatatatatatatatatatatatatatatatatatatatatatataggaatgagttctatggaaaacaaataactagggcaacatctatcgaaaccaataatcaaatgacacgtgttcatttttttcttcacaagtaatgtattgtggaagttattgtgtaagtgatgtgttgtcatattttcattggttcaaatatgtgttgccctaatcatttatatatatatatatatatatatatatatatatatatatatatatatatatatatatatatatatatatatatccggtttCGGTGAGGAATTTTTTTCGATGAAGACTCGTGagaacataataaaaaaaaattaaaattttaaaaaaataatacaaatcataaaattgaACATAATACCTAAttggaaagaaaaaaaacaaattggaaaaaaaaattggatcattaaaattgaattatggatcataaaaattgaatcatggattataaaaatgatccatgattcatttTAATGATCCAAAATTTTTTTCTCCAATATAGTACTATGATcaattttattattttcttttactttttttaaGGTATCCTCATAAAaatccctaaaaatcataaaaatgcataaaaaatacttagagattacaaatctttttttttttgactttatattcttaaaaatcgcaactttttatataatttcactggaaaaaaaattttgaaaaaaaaaattttaaaaataaataaataaaaaataggaaaaaaaaacaattttttagcgaatttataaaaaaaaaaaaaaaaaaaaaaaaaaaaaaaaaagttgtgatttttaagaatataaagtcaataaaaagatttgtgatctctaagtatttttttatgcaattttatgatttttagggttttttttgttttccatataactcttcccatatatatatatatatatatatatatatatatatatatatatatatatatatatatatatatatatatatatatatatatatatatatatatatatatatatatatatatatatatatatataaatgggtagcaaacaaaatttaatttgttgtgtagtatatatatatatatatatatatatatatatatatatatatatatatatatatatatatatatatatatatatatatatatatatatatatatatcaaattaaattttgtttattACCCATTTACATAATAAAATATACTTTTCTGTCAATTTACGTAACCTTGTTTTAATTTTTCGTATATTCTTTATAATTATGCAAAAAGCTTTATCTTCTCATTATATGCATGTATGCTAGGCACTTCAAACCTAAACTAATAATAAGTGGAGACGAGCCCACCTGGACACAACataaaaatcaatattttttatGCCACACATAATTAGGGCGTGTTTGGCACGGAACTTTTGtaagcgtttgggagcttctagcttctagcttttaataaaacgctctagtttaaacaaaaagttttgTTTGTCAGTAggagcgtttagcttttagttttaacaaaacgctccgattctaaaagctactttatgtagcgtttaacaaaacgctcctgagcttttgaaatcaatttccataattactcttaaaaatatatttatatatttatttatttttaatcaattgtccttttatgtaattttatatatatttcaaaagcttccagctacttttgccaaacatacatataaaaaataaaagctacagcttcccgctaccagctaTACGCTACCAACTAACCGCTAACCGCTTCCATctaacagctacttttgccaaacacaccCTTACTAGTTAGCAACTTTACGCGTACTCTACGTGGTATCTTCACCTTTGGGGATCATATCTACAATTTGGACTTTCGGACTTGCTagaaaagtaactaaatgtgttAAGACTAGGAAAACTTGATGAGTTGCCCtgccaactcggcaagttaacCCAAGTTTCCCTGATCCTCTAAACATTacgcgaactcgacgagttgtcctaTCAACTCGGCAAATTGGCTAGGGTTTCTTCCGGTCTTCTAGGAAACTGAAGGAACTCATCCAGTCAGCAAGTGCACCCGGGGGCCACGAAGATATACAATGATCTGAGGCtaagttactggtggccatgcatgaagtggGAGATCGCCTGGTTTGTGGAGCAGTGCTTGGCccacaggaaggtcaaggccgagcatcagcggccttatggcaaggttcagccgctacctattcctatgtggaaatggaAAGAGATCACCATgtacttcatcacgaagttaccgagGACGGCGAGGAGCGTGGATTCtatttgggttattgtggacaggttgacgaagagtgtcCATTTTATTTCGATCTCCGAGAGTATCTCTGCTGAGAAATTAgcagatatttatgtgcgagagttGGTGGTCAGGCACGGGGTGCCTCTGTCGGTGGTCTCTGATCgggatgtccgttttacatccagattttggaggaagttccaCGAAGAGTTGGGATCTCAGTTACATTTCAGCATcgcataccacccccagacagatggtTAGAACGAGCAGACGATCCAGATGCTCGAGGGTATGCTACGGGCATACatattggacttcggagggagttaggatacatacctcccactagcagagttttcatataacaatagctatcatgctagtattgaccgaCCCCTATTTaagatgttgtatggtcggaggtgcaaAACTCCTGTGCGTTGGGGCGAGGTAGGGCAtcgggtcatgggaagcaccgaggtggtgctcaagaccttTGAGTTAATCCAAAAGGTGTGTGACAGGATACAAGTCATGCATAGCCATTAGAAAATTTATGATGATCGGTGTCACTCAgatcttgagtttcaggtggggaACTTCGTGTTGCTGAAAGTGTCACCatagaagggtgtcatcaggttttaGAAGAGGGGTAAGCTAGGTCCCCGATTCATTGGCCCATTTAGAATTACTACTCGGGTTGGAAAGGTGGCCTATCGATTGGATCTACCAGTCGActttagccagatccacaacaccttccatttGTCTCGACTTAGGAATGTGTGGCTGATGAGGCCGCAGTCAtttccttggatgatattcaggttgatgagagactgaattatgtggagaagcCAATAGTAATTTTATACCTGAAAACGAAAGCACTACGGAACAAGGAAGTAAGGCTagttaaggtgcagtggcaacaccgaAGAGGCTCTGAATAGACCTGGGAGTCGTaggatgagatgaggaagaattATCCGGACCTCTTTCCCTCAGCAGACTTCGAGAATGaattctagttcaagtgggggagattagTAACGCTTGGTCCAGATATTATTTATTTCTCAATATTTTAGGGTTATGggctagaactcgacgagttggggagctccaactcgtcgtgtagggaTTCATTTGGATGCGGGTTAAGgactcaactcgatgagttggggagccccaactcaacgagtagacGCTGgaaaatgaaaaccctaattttcagggtttgtaccctatttaaaggccttaaacatCATTGTTAGCCTCCCTCATCCCCCTTTGTCCATAGAAAACCTAGTTCGTGATTTTCCTACCATTTTTAGTGTGTTAGAGATTAAAGAGTGCATTTTTGGTGTTTGTTTGAAGAAGGCTTGAAGTAGGAGGTGCATAGTTGAAAGGAGAGGTTGTAGATCATGTGTCTTTGCTGTTGTGGAAACCATATTGAGGTAAAAATTTGATACATTGGTCACTTATTTACTAGATCTCTAAATATGGGAATTTATGGTCATTATTAGCTCATTTTGGGACcattcttggatttgagcatgTCCTGAAGCTATGACTTTAGATCTGGACATCTCATGGCCTCTTTTGAcataaagtttctatctttatcAAGTCATAGCCTTCCTTGGTGCCCTAAACCCCTTAAGAAGCTATGATTGGGTGTTTTACCCCCTTAATgtcatgcatggacataaagttagcaactttacacgGTATCTTCACCTTAGGGGATCAGATCTATAGCTTGGACTTTCGAACTCACTGGAAAAGTAACTGAATGTGTTAAGACTAGGAAAAATCAACAAGTTGCCCTGCCAACTCGGCGAGATAACCCGAGTTTCCCCGATCCTCTGAACATTacgcggactcgacgagttatccTGTAAACTTGGCTAGTTGGTTGGGGTTTTCCCAGTCTTCTAAGAACTTAAAGAACTCATCAAGTCAACTGAaacaccccgactcccaggtacAAGTTTAAAAGCTTTATATACACATTAATGGACCTACTTGATGTGTTGATTGCCCCAAACTTGTTGTGTAGAGGAGGGTTAACCCGTGTAGACCAttggatctactcgacgagtcggaggacccgAACTCGACAAGTAGGGGCTGGAAAATGAAACCTTAATTATTAGGgttggcaccctatttaaacaaccttaagtCCCTTCCTCCAGTCCTTTACCACCCTCTTGATGGctagaagaaaccctaatcgattttaccttgttcttgagtgtttgtgagGTCTAAGGAGTGATTTTTATGCATTTTGTGAAGGAGGTgtgtgttgggtcgtgttttgtaatatgttgcatctattgggctcgttagttagtcca containing:
- the LOC111915963 gene encoding uncharacterized protein LOC111915963; the encoded protein is MNTRGMFLLLVAMMVLATPSIAIRVFPLMPIVVPDPPPPPVRRIFPPMPIIVPDPPPPPMTVHEEDLEKPFADDEVIFDLGKYGEAVHLFENSLSPSNAPAPTPVPEPAHDHKHKHKHHHKHEHEEHHHKHEHRDHHHRHEHKEHPHHPHGSHHEPHALPLPPVSPPLTPAPAPAPYN